The Pseudanabaena sp. PCC 6802 genomic interval GCGGACTGGTACCATCAACGGCACCATCGTTCCCATAACCTGTGGCTCTGCCTTTAAGAATAAGGGCGTGCAGCTCTTATTAGATGCCGTAATTGATTATTTGCCATCCCCAATTGATGTACCGTCAATTCAGGGTCTACTTCCCGATGGCAGTACGGATGCAAGACCAGCCAATGATGAAGCACCCATGTCGGCGCTTGCTTTTAAAATCATGGCCGATCCCTATGGTCGTCTCACTTTTATTCGCGTCTACTCCGGCGTACTCAAGAAAGGCTCCTACGTGCTTAACTCTACTAAAGATAAGAAGGAACGCATTTCCCGCCTGATTATCCTCAAAGCCGACGATCGCATTGAGGTAGACGAGATGAGGGCGGGCGACTTAGGTGCCGTGCTGGGCATGAAGGATACCTTTACTGGTGACACCCTTTGTGATGATGCCGCACCAATCGTGCTGGAGTCGCTGTTTATTCCAGAACCCGTAATCTCGGTAGCGGTAGAACCCAAGACCAAACAAGACATGGAGAAGCTCTCTAAAGCCTTGCAGTCTTTGTCGGAAGAAGATCCCACATTCCGCGTCATGGTCGATCCAGAGACCAACCAGACCGTGATTTCCGGCATGGGCGAACTGCACCTAGAGATTCTGGTCGATCGGATGTTACGCGAATTTAAAGTGGAAGCTAATGTGGGTGCGCCTCAAGTCGCATACCGCGAGACTATCCGCAAACCGGTTCGCGCCGAAGGGAAATTTGTGCGCCAGAGCGGCGGTAAAGGTCAATACGGTCACGTCGTGATCGAGTTGGAACCTGCCGAACCCGGTACCGGTTTTGAGTTTGCTTCTAAGATTGTGGGTGGTTCCGTACCCAAGGAATACATCAATCCTGCCGAGCAGGGTATGAAAGAAGCTTGCGAGTCTGGGATCGTAGCGGGATATCCCGTGATCGACCTGCGCGCAACCTTGGTTGACGGTTCGTACCATGATGTTGACTCTTCAGAAATGGCTTTCAAAATTGCTGGCTCCATGGCAATTAAGGAAGCTGTAATGAAAGCCAGCCCGGTTCTGCTTGAACCTATGATGAAGGTTGAAGTAGAGGTACCGGAAGACTTCCTCGGTTCTGTAATTGGGGATCTCAATTCTCGACGCGGTCAGATCGAGGGCCAGAGCACTGAACAGGGCATTGCCAAAATTGCATCGAAGGTTCCTTTAGCTCAGATGTTTGGTTATGCTACTGACATTCGCTCCAAGACCCAGGGTAGAGGCATATTCTCCATGGAGTTTAGCCACTACGAAGAGGTGCCACGTAATGTGGCTGAAACCATCATTGCCAAAAGCAAGAGTAAAGATTGAAGGAATTAATCAGGATAAGGAATATAAGTTAAATGGCACGCGCAAAGTTTGAACGGAATAAACCCCACGTCAATATTGGTACTATCGGTCACGTCGATCATGGTAAGACCACTCTGACTGCTGCAATTACAATGACCCTGGCTGCGATCGGGCAAGCTGCGGCCAAAAAATATGCTGACATCGATGCAGCACCTGAAGAGAAAGCACGTGGTATTACGATCAACACGGCACACGTGGAGTACCAAACAGATAACCGCCACTACGCACACGTTGACTGCCCCGGGCACGCTGACTACGTGAAAAACATGATCACTGGTGCGGCACAAATGGATGGTGCTATCCTGTTGGTTTCTGCTGCTGATGGTCCCGAGCCACAAACGCGCGAGCACATTCTCTTAGCTCGTCAGGTGGGCGTTCCTAACCTTGTTGTATTCCTCAACAAAGAGGATCAAATGGAAGGCGAAGAAGAACTGGTCGAACTAGTGGAATTAGAAGTTCGCGAGCTACTATCTTCCTATGATTTTGATGGCGACAATATCCCCATCGTCAGAGGTTCGGCTCTCAAGGCTGTAGAAGCCCTGACCGCGAATCCCAAAATTCAAAAAGGCGACAATCCCTGGGTAGATAAGGTCTATGCGCTGATGGAAGCAGTGGATAGCTATATCCCCACTCCCGAACGTGCGGTTGACAAGCCATTCTTGATGGCAGTGGAAGACGTATTCTCGATCACGGGTCGCGGTACTGTTGCCACTGGGCGGATCGAACGCGGTAAGGTCAAAATCGGCGATTCGATCGAAATGGTCGGTATTCGCGATACTCGCACTACCACCGTTACCGGTTTAGAAATGTTCCAGAAGTCTCTGGAAGAGGGGTTGGCTGGCGATAACGTAGGCGTACTGATGCGCGGTGTCCAAAAGAACGATGTCGAGCGCGGCATGGTGCTGGCAAAGCCCGGTTCGATCACGCCTCACACTCAGTTCGAGTCACAGGTCTACATTTTGACCGAGAAAGAAGGCGGTCGTAAGACTCCATTCTTTGCTGGTTATCGCCCTCAGTTCTACGTGCGTACTACGGACGTGACTGGCACGATCGTCGCATTCACAGCTGATGACGGTAGCAATGCTGAAATGGTTATGCCTGGCGATCGCGTCAAGATGACCGTAGAACTAATCCACCCGATCGCGATCGAGCAGGAAATGCGTTTTGCTATTCGCGAAGGCGGTCGCACGGTCGGTTCTGGTGTTGTCACCAAAATCGTCAAATAGACTAACATTCTCGAAACAGAGCTGGTGGCTAGGGGCTAGGATCGAACAGATCTATGCTCCTGGCCAATTCTAGTCCCTAGCCCATTAGCCCATTAAATTTATTTCTCAGAAATGGCAACTTTACAACAACAAAAGATTCGGATTCGCCTCAAAGCTTTCGATCACAAGCTTTTAGATACCTCCTGCGAGAAGATTGTGGAAACGGCAAATCGCACTAATGCTGCGGCGATCGGCCCCATCCCATTGCCTACTCGTCGTCGCGTTTATTGCCTGTTGCGCTCGCCACACGTCGATAAAGACTCCCGCGAGCATTTTGAAACCCGCACGCACAGTCGCATTATCGACATCTATCAACCATCTGCCAAGACTATCGATGCGCTGATGAAGCTCGATCTAGCCGCAGGCGTAGATATTGAAGTTAAGCTATAGTAATCGCGCGATCGCACTTAATTCAAAACAATCTCAAGCATAGCTATTTGCTATGCTTTTTGCTAGGGCAATAAACCAACT includes:
- the tuf gene encoding elongation factor Tu, translating into MARAKFERNKPHVNIGTIGHVDHGKTTLTAAITMTLAAIGQAAAKKYADIDAAPEEKARGITINTAHVEYQTDNRHYAHVDCPGHADYVKNMITGAAQMDGAILLVSAADGPEPQTREHILLARQVGVPNLVVFLNKEDQMEGEEELVELVELEVRELLSSYDFDGDNIPIVRGSALKAVEALTANPKIQKGDNPWVDKVYALMEAVDSYIPTPERAVDKPFLMAVEDVFSITGRGTVATGRIERGKVKIGDSIEMVGIRDTRTTTVTGLEMFQKSLEEGLAGDNVGVLMRGVQKNDVERGMVLAKPGSITPHTQFESQVYILTEKEGGRKTPFFAGYRPQFYVRTTDVTGTIVAFTADDGSNAEMVMPGDRVKMTVELIHPIAIEQEMRFAIREGGRTVGSGVVTKIVK
- the fusA gene encoding elongation factor G — translated: MARTIALDKVRNIGIAAHIDAGKTTATERILFYSGVVHKIGEVHEGTAVTDWMEQERERGITITAAAISTSWKDHKINIIDTPGHVDFTIEVERSMRVLDGVVAVFCSVGGVQPQSETVWRQADRYKVPRIVFVNKMDRTGANFFKVYGQIRDRLRANAVPIQIPIGSEDKLRGIVDLVKMRAFIYTNDLGTDIQETDIPEDVLEEANEYRAKLVESVAETDDVLTEKYLEGEDLTEEEIRNGLRTGTINGTIVPITCGSAFKNKGVQLLLDAVIDYLPSPIDVPSIQGLLPDGSTDARPANDEAPMSALAFKIMADPYGRLTFIRVYSGVLKKGSYVLNSTKDKKERISRLIILKADDRIEVDEMRAGDLGAVLGMKDTFTGDTLCDDAAPIVLESLFIPEPVISVAVEPKTKQDMEKLSKALQSLSEEDPTFRVMVDPETNQTVISGMGELHLEILVDRMLREFKVEANVGAPQVAYRETIRKPVRAEGKFVRQSGGKGQYGHVVIELEPAEPGTGFEFASKIVGGSVPKEYINPAEQGMKEACESGIVAGYPVIDLRATLVDGSYHDVDSSEMAFKIAGSMAIKEAVMKASPVLLEPMMKVEVEVPEDFLGSVIGDLNSRRGQIEGQSTEQGIAKIASKVPLAQMFGYATDIRSKTQGRGIFSMEFSHYEEVPRNVAETIIAKSKSKD
- the rpsJ gene encoding 30S ribosomal protein S10, which encodes MATLQQQKIRIRLKAFDHKLLDTSCEKIVETANRTNAAAIGPIPLPTRRRVYCLLRSPHVDKDSREHFETRTHSRIIDIYQPSAKTIDALMKLDLAAGVDIEVKL